A window from Aquabacterium sp. NJ1 encodes these proteins:
- the fur gene encoding ferric iron uptake transcriptional regulator: MTHAEELKSSGLKATLPRIKILEVFQQAAQRHMTAEDVYKVLLNEGSDIGLATVYRVLMQFEQAGILSRNHFEAGNEAGKAVFELNEGKHHDHLVCVNCGRVEEFYDAEIERRQQEIAKERGYKLQDHALALYVICERDGCAGKAAGR, encoded by the coding sequence ATGACCCACGCAGAAGAACTCAAGAGCAGCGGGCTCAAAGCCACCCTGCCGCGCATCAAGATCCTGGAAGTTTTCCAGCAGGCCGCCCAACGCCACATGACGGCGGAAGACGTCTACAAGGTCCTGTTGAACGAGGGGTCCGACATCGGCCTGGCCACGGTTTACCGTGTGTTGATGCAGTTCGAGCAGGCAGGCATCCTGTCGCGCAACCATTTCGAGGCGGGCAATGAGGCCGGCAAGGCCGTGTTCGAGCTCAACGAGGGCAAGCACCACGACCACCTGGTCTGCGTGAACTGCGGCCGGGTGGAAGAGTTTTACGACGCGGAAATCGAGCGCCGTCAGCAGGAGATCGCCAAGGAACGTGGCTACAAGCTGCAGGACCACGCCCTGGCGCTGTACGTGATCTGCGAGCGCGACGGCTGCGCAGGCAAGGCCGCCGGCCGCTGA
- a CDS encoding PTS sugar transporter subunit IIA: protein MNRLSAILPSSQVLVDVDASSKKRVFEHAGLLFENQHAIARAIVTDNLFARERLGSTGLGHGVAIPHGRIKGLKNPLAAVIRLSQPIPFDAPDDEPVNLLIFLLVPEAATQRHLEILSEIAELLSDRELRERLKTEGDAAQVHDLIERWQPLKSVA from the coding sequence ATGAATCGACTATCAGCCATCCTTCCCTCCAGCCAGGTGCTGGTGGACGTGGACGCCAGCAGCAAGAAGCGGGTCTTCGAGCATGCTGGGCTGCTGTTCGAGAATCAGCACGCCATCGCCCGCGCCATCGTGACGGACAACCTGTTTGCCCGAGAGCGCCTGGGCTCGACCGGCCTGGGGCACGGCGTGGCCATCCCGCACGGCCGCATCAAGGGCTTGAAGAATCCGCTGGCCGCTGTCATCCGACTGAGCCAGCCCATCCCCTTTGACGCGCCGGACGACGAGCCCGTCAACCTGCTGATCTTCCTGCTGGTGCCCGAAGCGGCCACCCAGCGCCACCTGGAAATCCTGTCCGAAATTGCCGAATTGCTGTCGGACCGGGAGTTGCGCGAACGCCTCAAAACCGAGGGGGATGCGGCTCAGGTGCACGATTTGATCGAACGTTGGCAGCCCCTGAAGTCTGTAGCCTAG
- the moaC gene encoding cyclic pyranopterin monophosphate synthase MoaC: MSELTHFDQQGQAHMVDVSDKAATTRVAVAQGRIVMLPATLALIAEGRAGKGDVLGVARIAAIQGAKRTADLIPLCHPLALSKVAVEFELDEAASAVICRVTVQTVGPTGVEMEALTAVQVGLLTIYDMCKAADRGMVMTDVGLLEKVGGKSGHWVRQP; encoded by the coding sequence ATGAGCGAGCTCACCCATTTTGATCAACAGGGCCAGGCCCACATGGTGGACGTGTCCGACAAGGCCGCCACGACGCGCGTGGCCGTGGCTCAAGGGCGCATCGTCATGTTGCCCGCGACCTTGGCCTTGATCGCCGAAGGGCGTGCGGGCAAGGGCGATGTGCTGGGTGTGGCGCGCATCGCGGCCATCCAGGGCGCCAAGCGCACGGCGGACCTGATCCCCCTGTGCCACCCGCTGGCGCTGTCCAAGGTGGCCGTCGAGTTCGAGCTGGATGAGGCGGCGTCGGCCGTGATCTGCCGCGTGACGGTGCAGACCGTGGGCCCCACCGGGGTCGAGATGGAGGCCCTGACCGCCGTGCAGGTGGGCCTGCTCACCATCTACGACATGTGCAAGGCCGCTGACCGCGGCATGGTCATGACCGATGTTGGCTTGCTGGAGAAGGTGGGCGGCAAGTCCGGGCATTGGGTGCGCCAGCCTTGA
- the hprK gene encoding HPr(Ser) kinase/phosphatase, translating to MSVKDLAIISAEALFEANRGALRWEWIAGHAHPERRFDEEAVQTAQSAADLVGYLNYIHPYRVQIVGRREAAYFSGSTPEDQERRIQRIVTLEPPVVVVADAQAPSDKLVAMCGRAGIPLFVTQEPAGHVIDVLRSYLTQHFAERITRHGVFMDILGLGVLLTGESGLGKSELGLELISRGHGLVADDAVDLFRVSRTAIEGRCPELLLNLLEVRGIGLLDIKAIFGETAVRRKMRLKLIVHLVRKETMEREFERLPYEPLFEEVMGVPIRKAVIAVDAGRNLAVLVEAAVRNTVLQLRGIDTYKEFIDRHQRAMERGGN from the coding sequence GTGAGCGTCAAAGATCTCGCCATCATCAGTGCCGAAGCGCTTTTCGAAGCCAACCGCGGGGCTTTGCGCTGGGAGTGGATCGCCGGGCACGCACACCCTGAACGTCGGTTCGACGAAGAAGCCGTTCAAACCGCGCAGTCCGCCGCCGACCTGGTGGGCTACCTCAACTACATCCATCCTTACCGCGTCCAGATCGTGGGCCGGCGTGAGGCCGCCTATTTTTCGGGCTCGACGCCGGAGGACCAGGAGCGCCGCATCCAGCGCATCGTGACGCTGGAGCCGCCCGTGGTGGTGGTGGCCGACGCCCAGGCGCCGTCCGACAAGCTGGTGGCCATGTGCGGCCGCGCCGGCATCCCGCTGTTTGTGACACAAGAGCCCGCCGGCCACGTCATCGACGTGCTGCGCAGCTACCTGACCCAGCATTTCGCCGAGCGCATCACGCGTCACGGCGTGTTCATGGACATCCTCGGCCTGGGCGTGCTGCTGACGGGCGAGTCCGGCCTGGGCAAGAGCGAACTGGGGCTGGAGTTGATTTCACGCGGCCATGGCCTGGTGGCCGATGATGCCGTGGACCTGTTCCGTGTGTCGCGCACGGCCATCGAAGGCCGTTGCCCCGAGTTGCTGCTCAACCTGCTGGAAGTGCGTGGCATTGGCCTGCTGGACATCAAGGCCATCTTTGGTGAAACAGCCGTGCGCCGCAAGATGCGCCTCAAGCTCATCGTGCACCTGGTCCGCAAGGAAACCATGGAGCGTGAGTTCGAGCGCTTGCCCTATGAGCCCCTGTTCGAAGAGGTGATGGGGGTGCCCATCCGCAAGGCGGTGATCGCGGTGGACGCCGGCCGAAACCTGGCCGTGCTGGTGGAAGCCGCTGTGCGCAACACCGTGCTGCAACTGCGGGGCATCGACACCTACAAGGAATTCATCGACCGCCACCAGCGTGCGATGGAGCGCGGCGGCAACTGA
- a CDS encoding O-antigen ligase family protein produces the protein MITPASEDSAVRHRPLWWSFGLLAVLAPTLLAVHEPPSVTFYNQALAVLGWGLFVAVLAGLPRAGAQGSAGMALRCLSAVLLILAAEALGSAFVWGQLPAGLGMMGSGMSLAALLVLWAGWRSASSQDQDAVLEAFFGALTAAGCVGMVLALVQAFHPAWADGLLIAEPTMPGRAVGNLRQPNHFSTLLVFSCCGAAWLGARQRLPAWVASGLITLFIWGIVLTASRTGMIGMAFLTLWGVLDRRLPRLLRITLVGAPLIYLLFWGGMWLLAHADKNVTFAAEARLHDKSDISSSRFKIWANVLDMIKANPWLGVGYGEFNVAWTLTPFPTRPIAFFDHTHNLPLQWAVEFGIPLTVLLLALCLLALKALFSGLLRDEFDAQGQPTRSTVGACAVIVAIAALHSLLEYPLWYSYFLLPTAFAWGAGLAAQSGTRSEPAAAASGRTSPSMLAGGVIMALLAVWCAADYQAAVNIYAPRAGAGPLDQRIEFGKKMPWWGYQADYADVTSLEDEDPSKPPEAFKRTLHNLLDARLMTAYARSLAEHGQVDKGRYVVQRLKEFRNPLGDEFLSVCKTQPEPGEEPPFQCEPPQQSYTWKQLLP, from the coding sequence ATGATCACGCCCGCCTCTGAAGATTCCGCTGTTCGCCATCGCCCGCTGTGGTGGTCATTCGGCCTGCTGGCCGTGCTGGCCCCGACCCTGCTGGCGGTCCACGAGCCGCCCTCTGTGACGTTCTACAACCAGGCCCTGGCCGTGCTGGGCTGGGGGCTGTTTGTCGCCGTGCTGGCCGGGCTGCCCCGGGCGGGTGCACAGGGCTCTGCCGGCATGGCCCTGCGCTGCCTGAGCGCCGTGCTGCTCATCCTGGCCGCAGAGGCGCTGGGGTCTGCTTTTGTGTGGGGGCAACTGCCCGCCGGGCTGGGCATGATGGGCAGCGGCATGAGCCTGGCGGCCCTGCTGGTGCTCTGGGCAGGCTGGCGCAGCGCCAGCAGCCAGGACCAGGATGCCGTCCTGGAGGCCTTTTTTGGCGCCCTGACGGCAGCCGGTTGCGTCGGCATGGTGCTGGCTCTGGTGCAAGCCTTCCACCCAGCCTGGGCCGATGGCCTGTTGATTGCCGAGCCCACCATGCCGGGCCGCGCGGTGGGCAACCTGCGCCAACCCAATCACTTCAGCACCCTGCTGGTGTTCTCGTGCTGTGGCGCGGCCTGGCTGGGCGCACGCCAGCGGCTGCCGGCCTGGGTGGCCTCCGGCCTGATCACCCTGTTCATCTGGGGCATCGTACTGACGGCCTCGCGCACCGGCATGATCGGCATGGCCTTCCTGACCCTGTGGGGCGTGCTCGACCGGCGCCTGCCCCGCCTGCTGCGCATCACCCTGGTGGGCGCCCCGCTGATCTACCTGCTGTTCTGGGGCGGCATGTGGCTCCTGGCGCACGCAGACAAGAACGTGACGTTCGCCGCCGAGGCGCGCCTGCATGACAAGAGCGACATCTCCAGCTCGCGTTTCAAGATCTGGGCCAATGTGCTGGACATGATCAAGGCCAACCCCTGGCTGGGCGTGGGTTATGGCGAGTTCAATGTGGCCTGGACGCTGACGCCCTTCCCGACCCGTCCGATCGCCTTCTTCGACCACACCCACAACCTGCCCCTGCAATGGGCCGTGGAGTTCGGCATCCCCCTGACGGTGCTGCTGCTGGCCTTGTGCCTGCTGGCCCTCAAGGCCTTGTTCAGCGGCCTGCTGCGTGACGAGTTCGATGCCCAGGGGCAACCCACGCGCTCGACGGTGGGCGCGTGCGCGGTGATCGTCGCCATCGCGGCCCTGCACAGCCTGCTGGAGTACCCACTCTGGTACAGCTACTTCCTGCTGCCCACGGCGTTTGCATGGGGTGCCGGGCTGGCCGCGCAATCGGGTACCCGCAGTGAGCCGGCAGCCGCCGCCTCTGGCCGCACCAGCCCGTCGATGCTGGCGGGCGGCGTGATCATGGCCTTGCTGGCCGTCTGGTGTGCAGCCGACTACCAGGCTGCCGTCAACATCTACGCACCCCGAGCCGGCGCCGGCCCGCTGGACCAGCGCATCGAATTCGGCAAGAAGATGCCCTGGTGGGGCTACCAGGCCGACTACGCGGACGTGACCAGCCTGGAAGACGAAGACCCCAGCAAGCCGCCCGAGGCCTTCAAGCGCACGCTGCACAACCTGCTGGATGCCCGACTGATGACCGCCTATGCCCGCTCACTGGCCGAGCATGGCCAGGTGGACAAGGGGCGCTATGTGGTGCAGCGCCTCAAGGAGTTCCGCAACCCCTTGGGTGACGAGTTCCTGTCCGTGTGCAAGACCCAACCGGAACCGGGTGAAGAGCCCCCCTTCCAGTGCGAACCGCCGCAGCAGAGCTACACCTGGAAGCAACTGTTGCCTTGA
- a CDS encoding MFS transporter, which translates to MSSSASTATSVPSTLMVRERLLLWSLAAVNFTHIVDFMVMMPLGPQLTKLFHVSDAEFGLLVSAYSLAAGLSGLMVSMVIDRFERKRALLLVYAGFAVATLACGLAPTYGALLAARVAAGVFGGVLGALVQTIVGDAVPFERRGQAMGLVMSAFSMSTVAGVPLSLWLASRWGWHMPFFAIAAASVVVWLTAWRSVPLLRSHMTGVSAQPPITQLKRVLAEPNHWRAFALSMLMLSGSFSIIPYITIYTTANVGLSQAQVPYVYFAGGVATLFTARLWGRLTDRWGKVFMFRVISVLAVLPMLALTHLPVVALPVLLVVTTAFFVFVSGRMVPGMALLTAAPEPSVRGSFMSVNGALQSAAMGVSAWVGGLMISRTPDGLVQGYGRAGWLALVTTLIMVWWVGRLRLHTQPAAARG; encoded by the coding sequence ATGAGCTCCAGCGCTTCGACGGCCACCTCCGTGCCCTCCACCCTGATGGTGCGTGAGCGCCTGCTCCTGTGGAGCCTGGCCGCCGTCAACTTCACGCACATCGTCGACTTCATGGTGATGATGCCCTTGGGCCCGCAACTCACGAAGCTCTTTCATGTGAGCGATGCCGAGTTCGGCTTGCTGGTCTCGGCTTACTCGCTGGCCGCCGGCCTGTCGGGCCTGATGGTGTCCATGGTGATCGACCGCTTCGAGCGCAAGCGTGCGCTGCTGCTGGTGTACGCAGGCTTTGCCGTGGCCACGCTGGCCTGCGGTCTGGCGCCGACTTATGGCGCCTTGTTGGCAGCACGCGTGGCCGCTGGTGTGTTTGGTGGCGTGCTGGGTGCGCTGGTGCAGACCATCGTGGGTGATGCCGTGCCTTTCGAGCGGCGCGGCCAGGCCATGGGGTTGGTGATGTCGGCGTTTTCGATGTCCACGGTGGCCGGCGTGCCCCTGTCGCTGTGGCTGGCCAGCCGCTGGGGCTGGCACATGCCGTTTTTTGCCATCGCGGCCGCCTCGGTCGTGGTCTGGCTGACGGCCTGGCGCTCGGTGCCCTTGCTGCGCAGTCACATGACGGGCGTGTCGGCCCAGCCGCCCATCACGCAACTCAAGCGCGTGCTGGCCGAACCCAACCACTGGCGGGCCTTTGCCTTGTCCATGCTGATGCTCTCGGGCAGCTTCAGCATCATCCCTTACATCACGATCTACACGACGGCCAACGTGGGCTTGAGCCAGGCGCAGGTGCCCTATGTGTACTTTGCAGGCGGCGTGGCCACGCTGTTCACGGCCCGCCTGTGGGGGCGCCTCACCGACCGCTGGGGCAAGGTCTTCATGTTCCGTGTGATCAGCGTGCTGGCCGTGTTGCCCATGCTGGCCTTGACCCATCTGCCCGTTGTCGCCCTGCCGGTTTTGCTGGTCGTCACCACGGCATTCTTCGTGTTTGTCTCGGGCCGCATGGTGCCGGGCATGGCCTTGCTGACCGCGGCGCCCGAACCCTCGGTGCGCGGCTCGTTCATGAGCGTCAACGGGGCCTTGCAATCGGCCGCCATGGGCGTGTCGGCGTGGGTCGGCGGGCTGATGATCTCGCGCACCCCGGATGGCCTGGTGCAAGGCTATGGCCGGGCCGGCTGGCTGGCGCTGGTGACCACGCTGATCATGGTCTGGTGGGTGGGCCGCCTGCGCCTGCATACACAGCCTGCGGCGGCTCGTGGGTGA
- a CDS encoding M48 family metalloprotease, with translation MPLTLRQPSGATLSRWRIAALILLGWPLGLSVHAQDAPAPSSSSPLPALGDAASQELSPMAERRLGDRIMRSILRDPDVVDDPLVLEYIGQVWARLIAGAKQRGEIGPELEASHAWEPFLVRDRTVNAFALPGGYIGVHLGLLAMTSTPDELASVLAHELSHVTQRHIARMIGQQSKQSWVSLASMVLGILAASRNPQAAQAMIYGGQAVAVQGQLNFSRDMEREADRVGFGVLGEAGFDQAGMAEMFEHLQQASRLNDDGSYPYLRTHPLTTERIGEAHARLGPGGWRVATEQSPGHDSAIWAQHTLMAARAKVLMDTRSVSLQNLANPDIKKGATPLQAVAAYYTAGLAAQRSGDATRGLALLNQARQSARGLPTGQQAMAERVLSLAVVDNQLIAHQPTEAAATLNRELADNRVAAHADARPELLLAAHIALSLPEGRAQQSAWADAAARLQTHVSVHPHDAAAWAVLGELWQRLGEPLRAVRAEAEAAAALGDLPGAIDRIQGAQKRFRQPNAADVVELSVMESRLKTWQRQQREDMREENGGS, from the coding sequence ATGCCCTTGACCCTTCGACAACCCTCCGGTGCCACGCTGTCGCGCTGGCGCATTGCGGCCTTGATCCTGCTGGGCTGGCCCCTGGGCTTGTCGGTGCATGCGCAGGACGCCCCCGCGCCCAGCAGCTCGTCGCCCTTGCCGGCCCTGGGTGATGCGGCCTCGCAAGAACTGTCGCCGATGGCCGAGCGCCGCCTGGGTGACCGCATCATGCGCTCCATCCTGCGCGACCCGGATGTGGTGGACGACCCGCTGGTGCTGGAGTACATCGGCCAGGTCTGGGCAAGGCTGATCGCCGGCGCCAAGCAGCGCGGCGAGATCGGCCCCGAGCTGGAGGCCTCGCACGCCTGGGAGCCCTTCCTGGTGCGCGACCGCACGGTGAACGCCTTTGCGCTGCCTGGCGGCTACATCGGTGTGCACCTGGGCCTGCTGGCCATGACCAGCACGCCCGATGAGCTGGCCTCGGTGCTGGCGCACGAGTTGTCCCACGTGACGCAGCGGCACATCGCCCGCATGATCGGGCAGCAATCGAAACAGTCGTGGGTGAGCCTGGCCTCGATGGTGCTGGGCATCCTGGCGGCCAGCCGCAACCCGCAAGCCGCCCAGGCCATGATCTATGGTGGCCAGGCCGTGGCGGTGCAAGGCCAGTTGAACTTCTCGCGCGACATGGAACGCGAAGCCGACCGCGTGGGCTTTGGCGTGCTGGGCGAAGCAGGCTTTGATCAGGCCGGCATGGCCGAGATGTTTGAGCACCTGCAGCAGGCCTCGCGCCTGAACGATGACGGCAGCTACCCCTACCTGCGCACCCACCCACTGACCACCGAGCGCATTGGCGAGGCGCATGCCCGCCTGGGCCCGGGCGGCTGGCGCGTGGCCACCGAGCAAAGCCCCGGGCATGACTCGGCCATCTGGGCCCAGCACACGCTGATGGCGGCGCGTGCCAAGGTGCTGATGGACACCCGCAGCGTGTCGCTGCAAAACCTGGCCAACCCCGATATCAAGAAGGGTGCCACGCCGCTGCAGGCCGTGGCCGCCTACTACACCGCCGGCCTGGCCGCCCAGCGCAGTGGTGACGCCACACGAGGCCTGGCCCTGCTCAACCAGGCGCGTCAGTCGGCGCGGGGCTTGCCCACGGGCCAGCAGGCCATGGCGGAACGTGTGCTGTCGCTGGCGGTGGTGGACAACCAGCTCATTGCGCACCAACCTACTGAAGCCGCGGCCACGCTCAACCGCGAACTGGCCGACAACCGCGTCGCGGCGCATGCGGATGCACGTCCCGAGTTGCTGCTGGCCGCGCACATTGCGCTGTCCCTGCCTGAAGGGCGCGCACAGCAATCGGCCTGGGCCGATGCGGCCGCGCGGCTGCAGACCCATGTCAGCGTGCACCCGCACGATGCCGCAGCCTGGGCCGTGCTGGGCGAGTTGTGGCAACGCCTGGGCGAGCCGCTGCGCGCCGTGCGGGCCGAGGCCGAAGCCGCCGCCGCCCTGGGCGACCTGCCCGGTGCCATCGACCGCATCCAGGGCGCACAAAAGCGCTTCCGCCAGCCGAATGCGGCCGATGTGGTCGAGTTGAGCGTGATGGAGTCGCGCCTCAAGACCTGGCAGCGCCAGCAGCGCGAAGACATGCGCGAGGAAAACGGCGGCAGCTGA
- a CDS encoding FAD:protein FMN transferase, whose translation MFAVPPLDGHGWLRRARPMLGTLVDIGVPAGAEQALHEAFSAIWQVQQTMSVFEPGSDLSRSHAAGVGEPVRLHPWTAQVLQLAQTLSAQTDGLFDVALGSGAWQLQEDGEHTDLLRLSPATRLDLGGLAKGWAVDRAVEAALDQGAEAVWVNAGGDLRVQGLTLPVVLRDELTGGVRPWAELADGAMATSDFRAGARSALSGTVQAGHLSVVAPQCAWADALTKVLAQQAPQLHGAQGLAHDLLQHYQAQVWVHDTSTSSP comes from the coding sequence ATGTTTGCCGTGCCCCCGCTTGACGGGCACGGCTGGTTGAGGCGCGCCCGGCCCATGCTGGGCACCTTGGTGGACATCGGCGTGCCGGCGGGCGCGGAGCAAGCCCTGCACGAGGCCTTCAGCGCCATCTGGCAGGTGCAGCAAACCATGTCGGTGTTCGAGCCGGGCAGTGACCTGTCACGCAGCCATGCGGCTGGCGTGGGCGAGCCGGTGCGCCTGCACCCCTGGACGGCCCAGGTGCTGCAACTGGCCCAGACCTTGTCTGCTCAGACCGACGGCCTGTTCGATGTGGCCCTGGGCTCTGGCGCCTGGCAGTTGCAGGAAGATGGCGAACACACCGACCTGCTGCGCCTGAGCCCGGCCACCCGCCTTGACTTGGGCGGCCTGGCCAAAGGCTGGGCCGTGGACCGCGCGGTGGAGGCTGCGCTTGATCAGGGCGCCGAGGCCGTGTGGGTCAATGCCGGTGGCGACCTGCGCGTGCAAGGCCTGACGTTGCCCGTCGTCTTGCGTGACGAGTTGACGGGCGGCGTGCGCCCCTGGGCCGAGCTGGCAGACGGCGCCATGGCCACCAGCGATTTCAGGGCCGGGGCGCGTTCGGCATTGAGCGGCACGGTGCAGGCTGGCCACCTCAGCGTGGTGGCGCCCCAATGCGCCTGGGCCGATGCGCTGACCAAGGTGCTGGCGCAACAGGCGCCACAACTGCATGGGGCACAAGGCCTGGCGCACGATTTGCTGCAACACTATCAGGCTCAAGTCTGGGTTCACGACACGTCCACAAGCTCGCCATGA
- the hpf gene encoding ribosome hibernation-promoting factor, HPF/YfiA family produces the protein MNLTISGHHLEVTPSLREYVLTKLDRVTRHFDQVVDVNVLLTVEKQKEKDRRQKAEVTVHVKGKDIFVETSHEDLYAAIDQLMDKLDRQVCRHKDRVQDHHHASHKRQDSSWDAIQ, from the coding sequence ATGAATTTGACGATCAGTGGCCACCATCTGGAAGTTACCCCTTCGCTACGTGAGTACGTACTCACCAAGTTGGATCGAGTGACCCGTCATTTCGATCAAGTCGTGGACGTCAATGTCTTGCTAACCGTTGAAAAGCAAAAGGAAAAGGATCGCCGTCAAAAGGCCGAAGTTACCGTGCATGTGAAGGGCAAGGACATATTCGTCGAGACATCTCACGAAGATCTGTACGCCGCCATTGATCAACTCATGGACAAACTGGATCGCCAGGTCTGCCGCCACAAGGATCGCGTGCAGGACCACCATCACGCATCCCACAAGCGCCAGGATTCGTCCTGGGACGCTATTCAATAA
- a CDS encoding TerC family protein gives MQTLAPLWLWIVFVLFVLAALFVDFVVLRKQGAHEVSVPEAIRWSAIWVALSLAFNGLLWWAFAQEQGNVIAQTKALEFLTGYLIEKSLAVDNIFVFLMIFTYFSVPPAYQKRVLMMGIIGAIVLRTAMILVGGWLIAQFHWVLYVFGAFLLLTGIKMWWAADKEPNLEDNPALKLLRRILPVSKHFDGERLWTRQNGVRIATPLLLVVALVGFTDVIFAVDSIPAIYAITADPFIVLTSNIFAILGLRAMYFLLAAMAAKFHLLSYGLAVILVFIGSKMMLIDIVKIPVLASLGVVMGILAITMIWSVKTAPAIGPSKTAG, from the coding sequence ATGCAAACCCTGGCGCCACTCTGGCTCTGGATCGTTTTCGTCTTGTTCGTACTCGCCGCCTTGTTCGTGGACTTTGTCGTCCTGCGCAAACAAGGCGCCCATGAAGTGAGCGTGCCGGAGGCCATACGCTGGTCGGCCATCTGGGTGGCGCTCAGCCTGGCCTTCAATGGCCTGTTGTGGTGGGCCTTTGCGCAAGAGCAAGGCAACGTCATCGCCCAAACCAAGGCACTTGAGTTCCTCACCGGCTACCTGATCGAAAAGTCCCTGGCGGTCGACAACATCTTTGTCTTCCTGATGATCTTCACCTACTTCTCGGTGCCGCCGGCCTACCAGAAGCGCGTGCTGATGATGGGCATCATCGGGGCCATCGTGCTGCGCACGGCGATGATCCTGGTCGGTGGCTGGCTGATCGCGCAGTTCCACTGGGTGCTGTATGTGTTTGGCGCCTTCCTGCTGCTCACCGGCATCAAGATGTGGTGGGCTGCAGACAAGGAGCCCAACCTGGAAGACAACCCGGCGCTCAAGCTGCTGCGCCGCATCCTGCCCGTGAGCAAGCACTTTGACGGTGAACGCTTGTGGACAAGGCAGAACGGCGTGCGCATTGCTACCCCGCTGCTGCTGGTCGTGGCCCTGGTCGGCTTCACGGACGTGATCTTTGCGGTGGACTCGATCCCCGCGATCTACGCCATCACGGCCGACCCGTTCATCGTGCTGACGTCCAACATCTTTGCCATCCTGGGCCTGCGTGCGATGTACTTCCTGCTGGCGGCGATGGCAGCCAAATTCCACCTGCTGAGTTATGGCCTGGCCGTGATCCTGGTGTTCATCGGCAGCAAGATGATGCTGATCGACATCGTGAAGATCCCCGTGCTGGCCTCGCTGGGTGTGGTGATGGGCATCCTGGCCATCACCATGATCTGGAGCGTGAAGACCGCACCGGCCATCGGCCCCAGCAAGACAGCGGGTTGA
- a CDS encoding outer membrane protein assembly factor BamE — protein sequence MTLKPLRRTVFWLAPVAMLSACSNFSLSKPETLFGLLEPYKVDVVQGNVVTQEIMAQIQPGLGRMQVKEILGTPLLADPFHTDRWDYVFTIRRQGVADQQRRVSVFFKNDAVERFDTEPLPSERDFVASIDKPVKGKDVQNLTPEQIAALPVPPKSEVVKTVPQGAVRSYPPLEAGKR from the coding sequence ATGACGCTGAAACCCCTTCGCCGCACTGTGTTCTGGCTGGCCCCTGTGGCCATGCTGTCGGCCTGCAGCAATTTCTCGCTGAGCAAGCCCGAGACACTCTTCGGCCTGCTGGAGCCCTACAAGGTGGACGTGGTGCAGGGCAATGTGGTCACGCAGGAAATCATGGCGCAGATCCAGCCGGGCCTGGGCCGCATGCAGGTCAAGGAAATCCTGGGCACGCCCTTGCTGGCCGACCCCTTCCACACGGACCGCTGGGACTACGTCTTCACCATCCGCCGCCAGGGTGTGGCCGACCAGCAGCGCCGTGTCAGCGTGTTCTTCAAGAACGACGCGGTGGAGCGTTTTGACACCGAACCCCTGCCCAGCGAGCGTGACTTCGTGGCCTCCATCGACAAGCCTGTCAAAGGCAAGGACGTCCAGAACCTGACGCCCGAGCAGATCGCAGCCCTGCCTGTGCCACCCAAGAGCGAGGTGGTCAAGACGGTGCCCCAAGGTGCCGTGCGCAGCTACCCGCCCCTGGAAGCCGGCAAGCGCTGA
- a CDS encoding FMN-binding protein, which produces MRFKLIDGASALPGVALAAAALPVTAYAVDYMTPQQAQQALFPQADRFELREVKLSATQMQDMATRLGVPARSAQWKLLEATQAGKRLGWAVVDNVVGKFELITYAVGISADGGIKQVEILSYRESHGGEVRLPAWRQQFVGKTVQSPIKVGNDIANISGATLSCTHLTEGIKRIAAVIDLARSSGQLGAGA; this is translated from the coding sequence ATGCGCTTCAAACTGATCGATGGGGCAAGTGCCTTGCCTGGTGTGGCTTTGGCGGCGGCTGCCTTGCCGGTGACGGCCTACGCCGTGGACTACATGACGCCCCAGCAGGCGCAGCAGGCCTTGTTCCCGCAAGCTGATCGGTTCGAGCTGCGCGAGGTCAAGTTGTCTGCCACGCAGATGCAGGACATGGCCACACGCCTGGGGGTGCCCGCACGCTCGGCCCAATGGAAGCTGCTGGAGGCCACGCAGGCCGGCAAGCGCCTGGGCTGGGCGGTGGTCGACAACGTGGTGGGCAAGTTCGAACTGATCACGTATGCGGTGGGCATCTCGGCTGACGGCGGCATCAAGCAGGTGGAGATCCTGTCCTACCGTGAAAGCCATGGTGGTGAAGTGCGCCTGCCGGCCTGGCGCCAGCAGTTTGTGGGCAAGACCGTGCAGTCGCCCATCAAGGTGGGCAACGACATCGCCAACATCAGCGGGGCCACCTTGTCGTGTACGCACCTGACCGAAGGCATCAAGCGCATCGCCGCGGTGATCGACCTGGCCCGAAGCAGTGGCCAGCTTGGAGCCGGTGCGTGA